Proteins encoded by one window of Anopheles maculipalpis chromosome 2RL, idAnoMacuDA_375_x, whole genome shotgun sequence:
- the LOC126567723 gene encoding unconventional myosin-XVIIIa — translation MFNFMKKGVAGVAGGGGSSGSNSAGNGGTGTAGTASSGGMSVLGALSGLDDRDDKDRRKKEKKLRKEGKQLLLGVGGGVSGSGHSSSMSAEELLRLDEVRRSLKIRGRRKEKEKLPSGITADYSASFFAQLDVDHRELDRGTEEVLAVANTTTYIDSNGEMVERVSFSSTTTTLQPTSPSYGSGDSGGGGGGSGGSQPHTPGGTKTNLPPIPPRPPKRGILKGSRSSLTGVTADVGTVSSQSSAAMLQLLASPSPSADSLTDTTTTTTNSSFATPPFSLSPVGESQGYEGRIGRVHPFDERITANGSVTLALPPIQLQPLPPPRDLVIQRQRGPRNDFGFSLRKAFVLDRPTAGGMSLLSRPGPAQMRAIIFAEPSSTGAVRTGLLPGDRLLRVNGQPVEDLSRETIIEMIRNSGDSVMVQVQPIAELIELSRRCVSVPTPNNVPVDDCNTLKRSASRRFHKAQSLGDSGGRSELEPQNTVGGRVWLIHRGGFTAAYKQQLSPSTVAMPSSHHQAGKVWIRLEATGEELLIDEDDLEVANPNPLDLVEDICQLPHLNESSVLHVLRQRFANNLIHTRAGPVLLIVNPMAPLALYSEKVASMFRGCKAEDDMPPHIFAQAQTAYRAMLETRRDQSLIFLGRSGAGKTTSFKHALYYLTLASRQEAQPSIRALTVEKVSAIGTIMDAFGNERTALNGNATKFTQIFALDFDHSGQIVSGSVQIMPIDRMRPSGGSNRGRAGVPRWSFLAGVDGGALRKELLLEPAAGESSAGNSASLEQESIDYQRLCQAFRVLNIDQAAVRGIWYVLAAIHHLSQAGAVVVAGRVQFVNPRAAQKAAMLLGIPVEDLLSYVFPESGSGGVTKLTLNAAAVVECLSAFIEALYTELFYTIVGLINKSIAAVTPHQTIGSVLLVDVPGFQNPASVGGGTAASTLADLRFNYLHERLQLLFHNAMLVQPRARYAQEMVTVEDSLALMATDTGNSGGSGGGAGSGGHSSPAAMVALLDKVPQSHEPRKGLLWMLDEEQLLNPQPTVSSKGEGPPGDDFDDDGGAGGASDERDGRFLERLFASYGDRESRETLLLRASVPTGSCDIVLQHLLGTNPVLYSVTSWLKEAAAQAHYMPQRALNCLRDSVKPEINGLFVGTLGGAMDSLAFGGGGSSQQLQQQSLRRMSSIRRTYTGTGFPKRNSVIVQVKYTVDCLIDTLRRTGMHFVYCYLPQHNGGTAMMANGVGLEHQQQHQSSPAEIGGRQREDDIINIPLLRSQLRGSQMLDFARLYRLGFPISVPLAEFVIRFGLLAEGGTTIGPGANANGEAAMVDSILNNCEVDSSVYRIGTSQVFFRSGVLGALEAKRDDLLSDRVIQLQAHCRGYLARKRLARRRLQELAVKCIQRNVRAFLKVRDWPWWRLLVRVTPLLAVHRTEEQLKAATVELQQVRAKLEKIEAERNELKATNHKLEARLSDITSELSEEHSSSNLITERLAAETSERLRLEKEVKDYESKYRNLQESSEKMEMELLCAKSELNCDFDDCSTLGDYDGDGTDRDGLALGADGEMAKSYRLRYERVARELEFTKKRLQTQHEHDLEQLVGLKKQLEKKLSDAYEEVEEQRQVVAQWKRKAQKMTNEMNDLRMLYEEQNSRNNLLEKRQRKFDAECQTLQDSARQEKQAKERIAREKDVLMAEKCKLEQTVSDIRLELELKEEKNAALQHELDEMAFGGGTEEEIAQLKRQKMELDRRCKEQDEELDEMAGQIQLLEQAKLRLEMSLETSRKEARKEAQQRDDEMEEIRGASYKKIKSLECQLEQEHEERTQLLRDKHELERKLASLEDQDRAERAAEEAMVQRLKRDARKYRALLRDAQSQLDRAKGDSASKALVRQLRNQLEDAESARVAALKARQVLEGELQDAQMLLEETQRARNEAEDKATMAQRDRTELQAQIDENEEEMAELMKKYSATVKQLSSEQSLIAEFELRVSELEGEKKSLKEQVVELATRLESVETIGEPSNSMAFKRLELRTKELESRLEFEQATRARIEIQLNRHKDSLEKLQGELMQARNRESQAQDALKKAQKTVRELRDELSTLANRDQEGLLKRKELEKRIETAESETVSARADLRLALQRIADLQQAMEEEGDSYQSDSDTSDSSSSMDSFHESTVTRKSPSVGSGDHFGTTNGGSSRGSIGSLASSTRDGRKESNNPRIRPSLIGSVRRKKRLPPTIKEEDEMSPDDQTGIAGTSLPQSQTPDLLSSLETSHLTNIPKDTKCPDTTERGESVAAACRRMNESSLLREEPTPLAQESSTTLPPGTANTSSSEQCEFPFDIDTLKSIKEKIHSLNQIIRDESHDTSSEIDLVDLKNLKNQIHEFKKAIECSRSRSMDKLINNGGSTLSAGIITTSASTGSASTAKPL, via the exons atgtttaattttatgaaGAAAGGTGTGGCGGGAGTGGCAGGTGGAGGAGGTAGCAGTGGCAGCAACAGTGCGGGAAACGGTGGCACAGGAACGGCGGGTACCGCTTCTTCCGGTGGAATGTCCGTCCTGGGCGCACTGTCCGGGTTAGATGATCGGGATGATAAGGATCGCcggaagaaggagaaaaaactgCGGAAGGAGGGTAAACAGTTGCTACTAGGGGTGGGCGGCGGTGTATCCGGCAGTGGACATTCGAGTAGTATGAGTGCGGAAGAATTGCTACGGTTGGATGAG GTTCGTCGATCGCTCAAAATACGTGGCCGACGGAAAGAGAAGGAGAAGCTCCCGAGTGGCATCACCGCCGACTATAGTGCGTCATTTTTCGCCCAGCTTGATGTGGACCATCGGGAGCTTGATCGTGGTACGGAGGAAGTGCTAGCGGTGGCCAATACTACTACCTACATCGATAGTAATGGGGAAATGGTTGAGCGTGTTTCGTTTAGCAGTACTACCACAACCCTCCAACCAACCTCCCCTTCTTATGGGTCAGGGGATAGTggaggtggtggcggtgggaGTGGTGGTTCCCAACCACATACACCCGGTGGCACCAAAACGAACCTTCCTCCTATACCACCCCGACCGCCCAAGCGTGGCATTCTGAAAGGATCACGATCGAGTCTTACTGGCGTTACGGCGGATGTTGGAACGGTGTCCTCGCAATCGTCAGCTGCCATGTTGCAGCTATTAGCATCACCTTCCCCAAGTGCCGACAGCCTTACCGACacaacgaccaccaccaccaactcaTCCTTCGCCACACCACCCTTTTCCCTTAGTCCTGTGGGAGAATCGCAAGGATACGAAGGACGAATCGGACGTGTCCACCCATTCGACGAACGTATTACAGCGAACGGGAGTGTCACGTTGGCACTTCCTCCCATACAACTACAACCCTTACCACCGCCACGTGATCTCGTCATCCAACGCCAACGAGGGCCAAGGAATGATTTCGGTTTTAGTCTTCGGAAAGCGTTTGTGCTTGATCGGCCTACGGCAGGCGGTATGTCGCTTCTATCCCGTCCCGGTCCGGCACAGATGCGGGCAATTATTTTCGCCGAACCAAGCTCAACTGGGGCGGTACGAACGGGACTACTACCCGGAGACCGGTTACTGCGCGTCAATGGACAACCTGTGGAGGATCTAAGCCGGGAAACGATTATCGAAATGATCCGGAATAGTGGTGATTCGGTGATGGTGCAGGTGCAACCGATAGCGGAACTTATCGAACTGTCCCGACGGTGCGTCAGTGTTCCAACACCCAACAATGTCCCGGTGGACGATTGTAATACGCTGAAGCGTAGTGCTAGTAGACGCTTCCATAAGGCACAATCGCTCGGAGACTCAGGTGGACGATCAGAACTCGAACCTCAGAATACGGTGGGCGGTCGTGTGTGGTTGATCCATCGGGGAGGATTTACGGCGGCCTATAAGCAACAGCTCTCCCCGTCGACAGTTGCAATGCCCTCCTCACATCATCAGGCTGGCAAGGTTTGGATTCGGCTGGAAGCAACCGGTGAAGAGTTGCTAATCGACGAGGATGATCTGGAAGTTGCTAACCCGAACCCGCTCGATCTCGTAGAAGACATCTGTCAGTTGCCTCATCTGAACGAATCGTCCGTTCTGCACGTACTTCGGCAGCGCTTCGCCAACAACCTCATACATACGCGTGCCGGTCCGGTACTGCTGATCGTTAATCCGATGGCACCATTAGCCCTCTACTCGGAGAAAGTTGCATCGATGTTCCGCGGATGTAAGGCAGAAGACGATATGCCCCCCCATATCTTCGCCCAAGCACAAACAGCTTACCGGGCAATGCTCGAGACGCGACGCGATCAAAGTCTTATCTTCCTGGGACGTTCCGGTGCGGGTAAAACTACCAGCTTCAAGCATGCCCTGTACTACCTAACCCTGGCCAGTCGGCAGGAAGCACAACCATCGATCCGAGCACTCACGGTCGAGAAGGTGAGCGCCATCGGTACGATAATGGACGCATTTGGCAATGAACGTACGGCGCTGAATGGAAATGCGACAAAATTTACCCAAATTTTCGCCCTCGACTTTGACCACAGTGGCCAGATTGTGTCGGGTTCGGTACAAATTATGCCGATCGATCGGATGCGCCCGTCCGGTGGTTCGAACCGTGGACGAGCCGGAGTTCCACGGTGGAGTTTTCTTGCCGGCGTTGATGGGGGTGCATTGCGGAAAGAGTTGCTGCTGGAACCGGCCGCCGGAGAATCATCCGCCGGGAACAGTGCATCACTCGAGCAGGAATCGATCGACTATCAACGGCTTTGTCAAGCGTTTCGTGTGCTTAATATTGATCAAGCGGCTGTACGAGGCATTTGGTATGTGCTGGCCGCCATTCACCATCTATCTCAGGCGGGTGCGGTGGTTGTGGCCGGCCGGGTACAGTTTGTTAATCCACGAGCAGCACAAAAAGCCGCCATGTTGCTTGGCATACCGGTGGAAGATTTGCTGTCGTACGTGTTCCCGGAGAGTGGATCGGGTGGCGTTACGAAACTGACCCTTAACGCAGCCGCTGTAGTGGAATGTTTGTCTGCATTTATTGAGGCACTTTACACGGAGCTTTTCTACACGATTGTGGGTTTGATCAATAAATCGATTGCTGCCGTTACGCCACATCAAACGATCGGCtcggtgctgctggtggatgTGCCCGGGTTTCAGAATCCGGCCAGCGTTGGTGGAGGAACAGCGGCTAGTACGCTGGCTGATTTGCGGTTTAACTATCTGCACGAGCGTTTGCAGCTGCTTTTCCACAATGCTATGTTGGTGCAGCCGAGGGCTCGATATGCACAGGAAATGGTTACCGTGGAGGACTCACTAGCGCTGATGGCGACTGATACGGGTaatagtggtggtagtggagGAGGAGCTGGAAGTGGTGGGCACAGTAGCCCAGCGGCAATGGTGGCTCTGCTCGACAAGGTTCCCCAGAGTCATGAACCTCGGAAAGGATTGTTGTGGATGCTGGATGAAGAACAACTTCTAAACCCACAACCGACAGTCTCCAGCAAAGGCGAAGGTCCTCCCGGGGATGAtttcgatgatgatggtggagcAGGTGGAGCGAGCGATGAACGTGATGGACGCTTCCTGGAACGTCTATTCGCTTCGTACGGTGATCGTGAGAGCCGTGAAACATTACTGTTGCGTGCCAGCGTCCCAACAGGCTCGTGCGACATTGTACTGCAACATCTTCTCGGTACGAATCCGGTCCTTTACTCCGTCACTAGCTGGCTCAAGGAGGCGGCCGCTCAAGCTCACTACATGCCGCAGCGTGCCCTAAACTGTTTGCGCGACAGTGTGAAACCCGAAATCAATGGCCTATTCGTTGGAACGCTTGGTGGAGCAATGGATTCGCTTGCCTTCGGTGGCGGTGGATCCTCACAACAACTTCAACAACAGTCACTTCGTCGTATGAGTAGCATCCGGCGTACCTACACCGGTACCGGATTTCCGAAACGAAACAGCGTGATCGTACAGGTGAAATACACCGTTGATTGTCTTATCGATACGCTGCGACGTACGGGCATGCACTTTGTCTACTGCTATCTACCCCAACACAACGGTGGTACGGCCATGATGGCCAATGGTGTTGGGTTggagcaccagcaacaacatcaatcaTCACCGGCCGAAATCGGTGGCAGACAGCGAGAGGACGATATTATCAACATTCCATTGCTTCGAAGTCAG CTACGCGGTTCTCAGATGCTTGATTTTGCCCGCCTTTATCGGTTAGGGTTCCCCATCAGTGTGCCCTTGGCGGAGTTTGTTATACGGTTTGGGTTGCTGGCGGAGGGTGGAACGACAATCGGGCCGGGTGCAAATGCGAACGGGGAGGCGGCGATGGTTGATAGCATCCTGAACAACTGCGAGGTCGATTCGTCCGTCTATCGCATCGGAACCAGTCAG GTTTTCTTCCGTTCCGGTGTGCTGGGCGCGTTGGAAGCAAAACGCGACGATCTACTCTCCGATCGGGTCATACAGCTGCAAGCCCACTGCCGTGGTTATCTGGCACGGAAGCGTCTCGCCCGTCGCCGGCTGCAGGAACTGGCAGTCAAATGCATCCAGCGCAATGTGCGCGCCTTCCTAAAGGTGCGCGATTGGCCCTGGTGGCGACTGCTCGTACGCGTAACACCGCTGCTTGCCGTCCACCGGACGGAGGAGCAGCTGAAGGCGGCCACGGTCGAGCTGCAGCAGGTGCGGGCCAAGCTGGAAAAGATCGAGGCGGAGCGGAACGAGCTGAAGGCGACCAACCACAAGCTGGAGGCACGG CTGAGCGATATAACGTCCGAGCTGTCCGAGGAGCATTCGTCATCCAACCTGATCACGGAGCGTCTCGCTGCGGAAACGTCTGAACGGTTACGTCTCGAGAAGGAAGTGAAAGACTATGAATCCAAGTACCGCAATCTGCAGGAATCGTCCGAAAAAATGGAGATGGAACTGCTATGTGCCAAGTCAGAACTGAACTGTGACTTTGACGATTGTAGCACACTTGGTGACTACGATGGCGATGGTACGGATCGGGACGGGCTAGCTCTAGGGGCTGATGGTGAGATGGCCAAAAGTTACCGGTTGCGATACGAACGAGTTGCTCGAGAGCTGGAGTTTACCAAGAAACGTCTCCAGACCCAGCACGAGCATGATCTGGAGCAGCTTGTCGGGCTGAAGAAGCAGCTCGAGAAGAAGCTGTCGGATGCGTACGAAGAGGTCGAAGAGCAACGCCAGGTGGTGGCACAATGGAAGCGTAAGGCACAGAAAATGACCAACGAAATGAACGATCTGCGCATGCTGTACGAAGAACAGAACAGTCGGAACAATTTGCTGGAGAAGCGGCAGCGAAAGTTTGATGCCGAATGTCAAACGCTACAGGACTCGGCTCGGCAGGAGAAGCAAGCGAAGGAGCGTATCGCTCGTGAGAAGGATGTGCTGATGGCGGAAAAATGTAAGCTCGAACAAACGGTGTCCGATATCCGGCTGGAGCTGGAACTgaaagaggagaaaaatgcAGCGCTCCAGCACGAGCTTGACGAGATGGCGTTTGGAGGCGGCACTGAGGAAGAAATTGCACAGCTGAAGCGTCAGAAGATGGAGCTTGATCGGCGATGTAAGGAGCAGGATGAAGAGTTGGACGAGATGGCTGGACAGATACAGCTGCTGGAACAGGCGAAGTTGCGGCTGGAGATGTCGCTCGAGACGAGTCGTAAGGAGGCACGCAAGGAAGCTCAGCAGCGAGACGATGAGATGGAAGAGATCCGTGGTGCTTCGTACAAGAAGATAAAGTCTTTGGAGTGTCAGCTGGAGCAGGAGCATGAAGAGCGCACTCAGCTGTTGCGTGACAAGCACGAGCTGGAGCGGAAGCTTGCCAGCTTGGAAGATCAGGACCGTGCTGAacgagcagcagaagaagcgaTGGTACAACGGCTAAAACGTGACGCCCGAAAGTATCGCGCCCTATTACGGGACGCTCAAAGTCAACTCGATCGAGCAAAGGGAGACTCCGCCAGCAAAGCACTTGTCCGACAGTTGCGCAATCAGCTAGAGGATGCCGAATCTGCACGAGTCGCTGCTCTTAAAGCACGCCAAGTGCTGGAAGGTGAACTCCAGGATGCACAAATGCTGCTCGAAGAAACGCAACGGGCCCGAAACGAAGCGGAGGATAAGGCCACAATGGCACAGCGTGATCGGACCGAACTTCAAGCACAGATAGACGAAAACGAAGAGGAGATGGCGGAATTGATGAAGAAGTACAGTGCCACGGTAAAGCAGCTGTCCAGCGAACAGTCCCTAATAGCGGAGTTCGAGCTGCGGGTGTCCGAGCTGGAGGGTGAGAAGAAATCGCTCAAGGAGCAGGTCGTCGAGCTGGCGACCCGGCTTGAGAGTGTGGAAACCATTGGCGAACCATCGAACAGTATGGCGTTCAAGCGGCTGGAGCTGCGCACCAAAGAGCTGGAGTCGCGTCTCGAGTTCGAGCAGGCGACCCGGGCCCGCATCGAGATACAGCTCAACCGGCACAAGGATTCGCTGGAAAAGTTGCAGGGCGAGTTGATGCAGGCGCGCAACCGCGAATCGCAGGCCCAGGATGCGCTGAAAAAGGCACAGAAAACGGTACGCGAGCTGCGGGATGAGCTGTCCACATTGGCCAACCGTGATCAGGAGGGACTGTTGAAGCGAAAGGAGCTCGAAAAGCGGATTGAAACGGCCGAATCGGAGACGGTATCGGCGAGAGCGGATCTGCGGCTGGCGCTACAGCGGATAGCGGACCTGCAGCAGGCGATGGAAGAGGAGGGTGACTCATACCAATCGGACAG CGATACGAGCGATAGTTCGTCGTCGATGGATTCATTCCACGAGTCGACTGTAACACGCAAATCACCAAGCGTTGGAAGCGGGGACCACTTCGGTACAACGAATGGGGGCAGCAGCCGGGGAAGTATCGGTAGTTTGGCCAGCAGCACGCGGGATGGGCGTAAGGAAAGCAATAATCCAAG GATTCGTCCAAGTCTGATAGGAAGTGTGCGGCGTAAAAAACGCCTACCACCGACAATCAAAGAGGAAGACGAAATGTCGCCAGATGATCAGACAGGCATCGCTGGAACAAGCTTACCGCAAAGCCAAACTCCGGATCTCTTATCATCGTTGGAAACTAGTCATCTTACTAATATCCCCAAGGACACTAAATGTCCCGACACTACTGAGCGTGGTGAATCGGTGGCAGCTGCATGTCGCAGGATGAATGAATCGAGCCTGCTGCGCGAAGAACCAACTCCCCTAGCACAAGAGTCCTCCACAACTCTTCCCCCTGGCACTGCCaataccagcagcagcgagcaGTGTGAGTTTCCCTTCGATATCGACACGCTGAAATCGATCAAGGAGAAGATACACTCGCTAAATCAGATCATACGCGACGAATCGCACGACACGAGCTCGGAGATCGATCTGGTGgatctgaaaaatctgaagaACCAAATACACGAGTTTAAAAAAGCGATCGAATGTAGTCGTTCGCGCTCGATGGATAAGCTTATAAATAATGGAGGAAGTACACTTTCTGCGGGCATTATCACGACATCAGCATCTACAGGATCGGCCAGCACCGCTAAACCGCTCtag